One genomic window of Mycteria americana isolate JAX WOST 10 ecotype Jacksonville Zoo and Gardens chromosome 6, USCA_MyAme_1.0, whole genome shotgun sequence includes the following:
- the LOC142410962 gene encoding prosaposin-like produces the protein MESRWRGWVLILSVCLGSYQAAASPVHECGERPEDWCRDVATAAKCGALELCRITVWDQTLGQKGIPCHLCQMAVSMMGKILQDNCTEEKLRLFLDKKCQYLPFQDWSVKCKRMVDTGILILVQLGKQVLSDPKVVCGTIKLCQPRESPTGALKFQEPPPSRAGPAQDFADLVAPFISNVPLLLHPQDLPRGEAQEMEEVCGDCLQLVAAMQLELGTDASFTQVLVARTERACEVLAPDLAQQCKRYLAEHMDTAAWLLQHLQAEDPMELCGQLGLCSSASALPFHTLLTEKVTQVLSTLRDGEGTTPLCEMCQFAVKAAESLLENNVTEEQLVNDIEKVCYMLPHGIIGQCKDFVDSYGKAVVIMLLEATDPAAVCTMLRCCPRRGDTHQGAATLEQPVVGAGAFCNVCQIVITYFDNELLKNETLVELGDVLEKGCELLPTPLTGKCEALVVQYEPAVMRLLVQMMDPTFVCTKIRACDSAEEDLLGSDPCAWGPHYWCKNMATAVECHAVEHCRRHLWN, from the exons ctGCGGCCAGCCCCGTCCACGAATGCGGCGAGCGGCCAGAGGACTGGTGCCGCGATGTGGCAACGGCAGCCAAGTGTGGGGCACTGGAGCTCTGCCGGATCACCGTCTGGGACCAGACCCTGGGG CAGAAGGGGATCCCGTGTCACCTGTGCCAGATGGCGGTCTCCATGATGGGCAAGATCCTGCAGGACAACTGCACCGAG GAAAAGCTGCGGCTCTTCTTGGATAAGAAATGCCAGTACCTGCCCTTCCAGGACTGGTCCGTCAAGTGCAAAAGGATGGTGGACACTGGCATCCTCATCCTCGTCCAGCTGGGCAAGCAAGTGCTG tcAGACCCAAAGGTGGTGTGTGGGACCATCAAGCTGTGCCAGCCCCGGGAGAGCCCCACGGGGGCCCTGAAGTTCCAGGAGCCACCACCGTCCCGCGCGGGCCCAGCTCAGGACTTCGCCGACCTGGTCGCCCCCTTTATCTCCAACGTGCCCCTCCTGCTCCATCCTCAGGACCTGCCTCGCGGCGAGGCCCAG GAGATGGAAGAGGTGTGCGGGGACTGCCTGCAGCTGGTGGCAGCcatgcagctggagctggggactGACGCCTCCTTCACCCAGGTGCTGGTGGCCCGCACCGAGCGGGCATGCGAGGTCCTGGCACCCGACCTGGCACAGCAG TGCAAGCGGTACCTGGCCGAGCACATGGACAcggctgcctggctgctccagcaCTTG CAGGCTGAG GACCCGATGGAGCTGTGTGGCCAGCTGGgactctgctcctctgcctcgGCGCTGCCCTTCCACACGCTGCTCACGGAGAAGGTGACACAGGTCCTAAGCACGTTGAGG GACGGGGAGGGGACCACGCCGCTGTGCGAAATGTGCCAGTTCGCAGTGAAGGCAGCCGAGAGCCTCCTGGAGAACAACGTGACGGAG GAGCAACTGGTGAATGACATCGAGAAGGTGTGCTACATGCTGCCCCACGGCATCATCGGGCAGTGCAAGGACTTCGTTGACTCCTACGGCAAAGCCGTGGTCATCATGCTGCTGGAGGCCACAGACCCAGCGGCTGTCTGCACCATGCTGCGCTGCTGCCCCCGGCGCGGGGACACCCACCAAG GGGctgccacgctggagcagccGGTGGTGGGCGCGGGCGCCTTCTGCAACGTCTGCCAGATCGTCATCACCTACTTTGATAACGAGCTGCTGAAGAACGAGACGCTGGTGGAGCTGGGCGATGTGCTGGAGAAGGGCTGCGAGCTGCTGCCCACACCGCTCACTGGCAAG tgcGAGGCTCTCGTGGTGCAGTACGAGCCGGCGGTCATGCGGCTGCTCGTGCAGATGATGGACCCCACCTTCGTCTGCACC AAAATAAGAGCCTGCGATTCAGCCGAGGAGGATCTCCTGGGCTCGGACCCCTGTGCCTGGGGCCCACACTACTGGTGCAAGAACATGGCCACGGCTGTCGAGTGCCAC GCCGTTGAGCATTGCCGGCGTCACCTATGGAACTAG
- the LOC142411447 gene encoding cadherin-23-like: protein MLNGPILALDGDQGSNAMVTYQLMEASLDLFVIDNRTGVISVKPGGVIDREALPDPCLEFTLVARDVGGLNSTASLAVTVLDDNDNCPVFQPASGTARLRENSPPGFSVLQVTATDADSGLNQQLDYRIEGGGQDRFLIDPATGVIRVANISIDREERDTYWLTVVAVDQGTPALSGTATISLFIDDVNDCRPEFINPIQTVSIPESAAPGTVVAEVTAIDRDLHPRLEYYLLEIVARDDTDALVPNQQGAFAVDFRTGAVKIKTPLNRELVATYEVTVSVHDNASEVIDHSVSVPNAKLTVNVLDVNDNTPRFRPFGVTYFTERILEGATQGTTLISISAVDPDKGANGQITYEMLNLSPEGYACLEDQSAGKVVANRTVDYEEVQWLNFTVRASDNGSPRRSAEIPVYLQIVDINDNNPVFSQPSYQKAVFEDVPLGTVILRVKATDADSGRFALIQYSLGDGEGKFGINPNTGDIYILSALDREKKDHYTLTAVARDNPGDISSNRRENSVQVLITVLDINDFRPQFSKSQFSTSVYENEPAGTSVITMTATDLDEGDNGVVTYSIEGPGAEAFKINKDSGLVMSRWRLQSYERFNLTVVATDKGRPPLWGTTMLHIEVIDINDNRPVFVRPPNGTILHIKEEIPLRSNVYEVYATDKDEGLNGAVLYNLLKTGAGNKDWEYFSIDSVSGLIQTAKRLDREKQAVYNLIIVACDQGQPAYETMQPLQVALDDIDDNEPVFLRPPRDSPQYQALSVPEHSRPGTVVGNVTGAVDADEGSNAIVYYFIAAGNQESNFQLSREGKLQVLRDLDREKDPYYSIIVKASSQRNWSPPRGQQTGRAQPWDLSKDLTLQEVRIFLDDINDQSPQFTKSEYTAGVATDAKVGSELIRVVAVDADVGNNSLVLYNILGIRYIKQHSNDSEEVANIFSIGTLDGILRTFDLFTAYNPGYFVVDIMASDLVGHNDTAIVGIYILRDDQRVKIIINEIPDKVRQFEEEFISLLSNITGAIVNTDDVQFHVDKKGRVNFAQTELLIHVVNRETNRILDVERVIQMIDENKEQLRNLFRNYNVLDVQPAITARAPDDLSALQMAIIVLAVLLFLAAMLFILMNWYYRTVHKRKLKAIVAGSTGNRGFMDIMDMPNTNKYSFDGANPVWLDPFCRNMELAAQAEHEDDLPENLSEITDLWNSPARTHGTFGREPSVAKPEDDRYLRAAIQEYDNIAKLGQIMREGPIKLIQKELEEEEEERSPSQGSLRFRHKQPVELKGPDGIHVVHGSTGTLLASDLNSLPEDDQKVLGRSLETLTADCGSYSDHNARTESAKSTPLHKMREVIMESPLEITEL from the exons ATGCTCAATGGACCCATCCTAGCTCTGGACGGTGACCAGGGCAGCAACGCCATGGTGACCTACCAGCTCATGGAGGCATCCCTGGACCTCTTTGTTATCGACAACAGGACAG gtGTCATTTCAGTGAAGCCTGGTGGCGTGATAGACCGAGAAGCTTTGCCAGACCCTTGCCTGGAGTTCACACTGGTGGCTCGTGATGTGGGGGGGCTGAACAGCACCGCCAGCCTGGCAGTGACTGTCCTCGATGACAATGACAACTGCCCCGTCTTCCAGCCAGCGTCTGGGACGGCACGGCTGCGGGAAAACAGCCCCCCAG GCTTCTCCGTCCTGCAGGTGACGGCCACAGACGCCGACAGTGGCCTCAACCAGCAGCTGGATTACCGGATCGAGGGCGGTGGCCAGGACAGGTTCCTGATCGACCCCGCCACGGGGGTGATCCGCGTGGCCAACATCAGCATCGACCGGGAGGAGCGGGATACCTACTGGCTGACGGTGGTGGCCGTGGACCAGGGCACGCCGGCACTCTCCGGCACTGCCACCATCAGCCTCTTCATCGATGACGTAAACGACTGCCGGCCTGAGTTCATCAACCCCATCCAGACGGTCAGCATCCCCGAGTCGGCCGCCCCTGGCACCGTGGTGGCTGAGGTGACCGCCATCGACCGGGACCTCCACCCCCGCCTGGAGTACTACCTGCTGGAGATCGTGGCCCGTGACGACACGGACGCGCTGGTGCCCAACCAGCAAGGAGCGTTTGCGGTGGATTTTAGGACAG GAGCTGTGAAGATCAAAACCCCCCTCAACAGGGAACTGGTGGCCACCTACGAGGTCACCGTCTCCGTCCACGACAATGCCAGTGAAGTCATCGACCACTCGGTCAGTGTGCCCAATG CCAAGCTGACAGTCAACGTCTTGGACGTCAATGACAACACGCCCCGCTTCCGCCCCTTCGGGGTCACCTATTTCACCGAAAGGATCCTGGAGGGAGCCACGCAGGGTACCACACTCATCTCTATCTCAGCGGTGGACCCGGACAAAGGTGCCAATGGGCAGATCACCTATGAGATGCTGAACCTCTCCCCGGAAGGCTACGCCTGCCTCGAAGACCAGTCAGCAG GGAAGGTCGTGGCCAACAGGACGGTGGACTACGAGGAGGTGCAGTGGCTGAACTTCACCGTCCGAGCTTCTGACAACGGCTCTCCCCGCAGATCCGCTGAGATCCCTGTGTACCTCCAGATAGTGGACATCAACGACAACAATCCTGTTTTCAGTCAACCATCCTACCAG AAAGCTGTCTTTGAGGACGTGCCATTGGGTACGGTCATCCTGAGGGTCAAGGCCACGGATGCAGATTCTGGGCGTTTTGCTCTCATCCAGTACAGCCTGGGGGATGGAGAgggcaagtttgggataaatccCAACACG GGTGACATCTACATCCTGTCAGCCCTGGACCGGGAGAAGAAGGATCACTACACACTGACAGCCGTGGCCAGGGATAACCCTGGGGACATCTCCAGTAACCGTCGGGAGAACTCTGTGCAG gtgcTGATCACAGTCCTGGACATCAATGACTTCAGGCCCCAGTTCAGCAAGAGCCAGTTCAGCACCAGCGTCTATGAGAACGAGCCAGCGGGGACATCAGTGATCACCATGACCGCCACCGACCTGGACGAAGGGGATAATGGTGTGGTGACCTACAGCATCGAGGGCCCCGGAGCGG agGCTTTCAAGATCAATAAAGACTCCGGGCTTGTCATGTCCCGGTGGCGCTTGCAGTCCTACGAGAGGTTCAACCTGACTGTGGTGGCCACGGACAAGGGGCGTCCCCCTCTCTGGGGGACCACCATGCTCCACATCGAGGTCATCGACATCAATGACAACCGCCCCGTCTTCGTCCGCCCACCCAATGGCACCATCCTGCACATCAAGGAG GAGATCCCCTTGCGGTCCAACGTCTACGAGGTCTACGCCACGGACAAAGATGAGGGCCTCAACGGAGCGGTGCTCTACAACCTGCTGAAAACCGGGGCAGGGAACAAAGACTGGGAGTATTTCAGCATCGACTCGGTCAGCGGGCTGATCCAGACGGCCAAGCGGCTGGACCGGGAGAAGCAGGCGGTGTACAAC ctgaTCATCGTGGCCTGTGACCAGGGCCAGCCAGCCTATGAGACCATGCAGCCCCTCCAGGTTGCACTCGATGACATCGATGACAATGAGCCCGTCTTCCTCAGGCCACCC AGGGATAGTCCCCAGTACCAGGCGCTGTCCGTCCCCGAGCACTCGCGGCCGGGCACCGTGGTGGGGAATGTCACCGGGGCAGTGGACGCGGATGAGGGCTCCAACGCCATCGTCTACTACTTCATAGCAG CTGGGAACCAGGAGAGCAACTTCCAGCTGAGCCGAGAGGGGAAGCTGCAGGTCTTGCGAGACCTGGACCGGGAGAAGGATCCATACTACTCCATCATCGTCAAAGCGTCCAGCCAGAGGAACTGGTCCCCTCCTCGGGGCCAGCAgacaggcagagctcagccctgggACCTCAGCAAGGACCTGACCCTTCAGGAGGTGCGGATCTTCCTGGACGACATCAATGACCAGTCCCCCCAGTTCACTAAGTCAGAGTACACGGCAG GGGTTGCCACCGACGCCAAGGTGGGGTCGGAGCTGATCAGAGTGGTCGCAGTGGATGCCGATGTGGGCAATAACAGCCTGGTCCTGTACAACATCTTGGGCATCCGCTACATCAAGCAGCACTCCAACGACTCTGAGGAGGTGGCCAACATCTTCAGCATCG GAACCCTTGATGGGATCCTGCGAACCTTCGACCTCTTCACGGCCTACAACCCCGGCTACTTCGTGGTGGACATCATGGCCTCTGACCTGGTGGGCCACAACGACACGGCCATTGTGGGGATTTACATCCTGCGGGATGACCAGCGGGTCAAAATCATCATCAACGAGATCCCCGACAAAGTCAGGCAGTTCGAGGAGGAGTTCATCAGCCTGCTCTCCAACATCACGGGCGCCATCGTCAACACAGATGATGTGCAG TTCCATGTTGACAAGAAAGGTAGGGTGAACTTCGCGCAGACAGAGCTGCTGATCCACGTGGTGAACAGGGAGACCAACCGCATCCTGGACGTGGAGCG GGTGATTCAGATGATAGACGAgaacaaggagcagctgaggaaccTCTTCAGGAACTACAATGTGCTGGATGTGCAGCCCGCCATCACGGCCCGGGCCCCGGACGACCTCTCAGCTCTGCAG ATGGCGATCATTGTGCTGGCCGTCCTGCTCTTCCTGGCTGCCATGCTCTTCATCCTCATGAACTGGTACTACCGGACAGT GCACAAAAGGAAATTGAAAGCCATAGTGGCTGGCTCCACTG GGAACAGAGGCTTCATGGACATCATGGACATGCCAAACACCAACAAGTACTCTTTTGACGG GGCCAACCCGGTGTGGCTGGACCCCTTCTGCAGGAACATGgagctggcagcacaggcagagcacgAGGACGACCTGCCGGAGAACCTGAGCGAGATCACCGACCTCTGGaacagccctgcccgcacccat GGGACCTTCGGGAGAGAGCCCTCCGTGGCCAAGCCCGAGGATGACCGCTACCTGCGGGCAGCCATCCAGGAGTATGACAACATTGCCAAGCTGGGGCAGATCATGCGGGAGGGACCCATCAAG CTGAtccagaaggagctggaggaggaggaggaggagcgcagccccagccagggcagcctcCGCTTCCGACACAAGCAGCCGGTGGAGCTGAAAGGTCCCGACGGCATCCACGTGGTACATGGCAGCACAGGCACTCTGCTTGCCTCCGACCTCAACAGCCTGCCGGAGGATGACCAGAAGGTGCTGGGTCGCTCGCTGGAGACTCTGACCGCCGACTGTGGGAGCTACAGCGACCACAATGCCCGCACCGAGTCGGCCAAGTCCACCCCCCTGCACAAGATGCGTGAGGTGATCATGGAGAGCCCGCTGGAGATCACTGAGTTATGA